The following nucleotide sequence is from Hevea brasiliensis isolate MT/VB/25A 57/8 chromosome 7, ASM3005281v1, whole genome shotgun sequence.
TGGGACCCACAGGCGATCAGTGAGTGACTCCATTGCCTTCTTAGAGGCACCATTGCTAGAAGAATGTCGTGGCACAGGCGCAGTAGTAGCTCATCATGGTTCTGGACATAACAGCAGCAGCGACTTTGATAAATTTGACGATGAACAGTTTATGTCTATGTTCAACGATGATATCTCCAATGCGATGACTCGGTCTTGCTCGAACCCATCAACGCCGTCGGATCATAACAGCATTAATGATGAGAAAGATACAACGTTGTCCGATCAGAAGCAGCAGAAGATAAGGAATGAATCCGATGAGGTGCAAAGCCAATGCCAACAAGAGACTCAAATTCCACCAAGCACAACCAATACCACTTCTTCTGATAGGATAATTGATCCCAAGAGAGTCAAAAGGTACTCATGCTTACGCATTTTTGCCAACTCTCCATGCTATTTCAATGCAcataatacaaaatatcaaaatctttattttaaattaaattacacCACAAAAATActcatttttatttgtaattataAGAACtgtatttaattttgattattatcAAATTTGTATTTGTTTCTATATTTATTCATCAATTGAAATTGCTCAAATCTTGCATACcctctaattatttttttttcctttttttgtaCGTTAGAAAAGTTTAATaatggagcatctattaatgtcttATTGTAGAAGACAAGTATTTGATGAATAGGTTACTAGCTTAATGTTGTTTATCATATTTCAATGCATAATTAATTTATCATCATGTAAATTACACTCAGTAAATTTACAATTCGAGAGATTATTTGCTAAGTACAAATTTTGGGTTTTGTTTGCAATAGAATCTTGGCAAACAGGCAATCTGCACAGAGGTCACGGGTAAGGAAGCTGCAATACATATCTGAGCTTGAACGAAATGTGACCTCATTGCAAGTAAGTAATTAAATAGTCTTCTGATTTTTCCCCCTCCTCTGAAGTATGCCATGATACTAAATATAACATTATGATCCAATGTGAAGGCTGAGGTTTCAGTGCTCTCACCAAGAGTTGCATTTCTAGACCACCAACGCTTGCTTTTAAACGTTGATAACAGTGCTCTTAAGCAAAGAATTGCTGCTCTAGCCCAAGACAAGATTTTCAAAGATGGTAAGTCCTTAATTGTTATTCAGCTAATTAAACCTCTAATTTCATCTTAGGAGCTAGGACTTTGCTCTTGTCCCATGCATAGTTAAGGCAGAAGTAATTTCAGATCAATGCATCATGTGGTAGCTTCTTAGGTCACCCCTGCAAATAAGGAAATGGTGGGTTGAAAAAATAAATGCTTTCTTAAATGTCAATTTTGGAAATCACAATCAATTTTTGTGCAATCCCAGAATTAGTCATGCAAATTCAGTGAGATATCTCGAGTTCGAGCTTTTCCATTtacttttcttttaaaattatccACCtctaaaaaaagaaaaggagaaagtTATCTCCAGCTGTGCAACTCATCAGTTCTAACTTGCTTATTATGCcttcattaaataaaaaataattgtgcAAATTCAGTGACTCCGATTTCATTCCAAAAAGACTGTCACAAACATGCATGATTTTCATACACAGCCAGATAAAACCCAACTAATCTTATAATTAATTGCACTTGAATGGTGACTAATTAGGTACACACTGCTCAAGATTGATGGTCCCATGATAGCTATCAGGTTATActtctaattaattaatagtaATAAAACTGTAACAATAATACCCAGTATCTGCCCCATGTAGCACAAAATGCTTAATGTATTTGGTTTGTATTAATAATTACTGATGGACTGGAAACAAATTAATGCAGCTCATCAAGAAGCACTGAAGAGAGAAATAGAGAGACTGAGGCAAGTGTATCACCAACAAAACCTCAAGAAGATGGAAAATGCAACACCATCACCTTCCCCAGCAACAGACCCCACTGCTCCTACTGAGAAAGAACAACTTCTCCAAGTTTAATTCTTTTTTCCCAGTGAGTTTTTTCAGGCATGGTAAATTGACTGATAAAATCTCTTTatcaagaaaataaggaaattaataATTCTTGGAGAAAATTTTGAACATCAAATATTTTTCATGGAATAATTATTGCCAAGATATAAATTTCAATGGTCCCTTAACCatgcttgaaaaaaaaaaactggaAAGGAGTCACATTCATGCAGAAGAGGGGCTGGGGGGATGCTATTGGTGCTCTCTGCTATTATCCTGTGCATTCACATGATGTGTTCACATCTGACTGGGGACCACTCAACCTTACGTGATTGATTGCTGGGAAAATCATGTGCAGCTGTGATTAAAAATTaaagggaaaaaagaaaaaagaaagaaaattgtctACTTTGACTGATTAGCTAGGAGAAGTTGTGGTTGctaattcttaattttaatttttagtctgATTTATTCTTTTTATAAGTGAAGTTGGAAGCAAAAGGATAGTGGTTTTATGTTGGGATGTATGAAAGGATGTGGCTGTCAGTCAGCTGGGAAGTGTTTGATACTTTAATGTCAGATTGATTTGTGCTTTTTCAGTGCTTGATATCTGtttgttgtaataattttttttttatcaatttatttcccaaaagaaaaaaaagacaaaaagaaAAGTGTAAATATCCATTTCCAATTGTAT
It contains:
- the LOC110660542 gene encoding basic leucine zipper 61; the encoded protein is MAQLPPKIPNMQPSWPDFSQQNFTPPSLNAAAAAAATITTTAAQNPSWVDEFLDFTSARRGTHRRSVSDSIAFLEAPLLEECRGTGAVVAHHGSGHNSSSDFDKFDDEQFMSMFNDDISNAMTRSCSNPSTPSDHNSINDEKDTTLSDQKQQKIRNESDEVQSQCQQETQIPPSTTNTTSSDRIIDPKRVKRILANRQSAQRSRVRKLQYISELERNVTSLQAEVSVLSPRVAFLDHQRLLLNVDNSALKQRIAALAQDKIFKDAHQEALKREIERLRQVYHQQNLKKMENATPSPSPATDPTAPTEKEQLLQV